One Helianthus annuus cultivar XRQ/B chromosome 7, HanXRQr2.0-SUNRISE, whole genome shotgun sequence genomic region harbors:
- the LOC110869073 gene encoding protein CANDIDATE G-PROTEIN COUPLED RECEPTOR 7, whose amino-acid sequence MPISTLFSLLLLAFSLIPPPVTAEIKTLQVKNDNRPMILFEKFGFTSKGSAAVTISSVSVTSGLNQPDPSRIGFFLLSEGSLNQVLMELEFNHIPCVVDSRFISLLFTFQDLAPPPHSSINKSYPVGYPGEYFLLFANCNPGSRVTMDVRMELYNSDDGKHRDYLSAGESLLPSLYFVFSMIYLCFFGFWIVECKKNKLSLHRIHVLMGVLLVVKAFNLICASEEKHYIKVTGTPHGWDVLFYTFQFFRAVLLFTVIILIGTGWSFLKPFLQEKEKKLLMIVIPLQVLANVASAVIGENGPFIKSWVTWNQVFLLVDLICCCAILFPIVWSIRSLRETSKTDGKAARNLAKLTLFKQFYVLVIGYLYFTRIIVFSLTTISSYKFEWVSNAAEEVASLVFYMMMFYMFRPTDRNDYFLVNEDEEKEAERYLQAHEFEL is encoded by the exons ATGCCGATCTCAACCCTCTTCTCTCTCCTCCTCCTCGCGTTCTCTCTCATCCCACCACCCGTCACGGCGGAGATCAAAACCTTACAAGTCAAAAACGACAATCGCCCAATGATCCTCTTCGAAAAATTCGGATTCACAAGCAAGGGATCCGCCGCGGTCACCATCTCCTCGGTATCCGTCACCTCCGGCCTCAACCAACCCGATCCATCGCGTATCGGGTTCTTCCTCCTCTCCGAAGGCTCCCTAAACCAAGTCCTCATGGAACTTGAATTCAACCACATTCCATGTGTGGTTGATTCCAGATTCATTTCCCTTTTATTCACATTCCAAGATCTCGCGCCTCCGCCTCACTCATCGATTAATAAATCGTATCCGGTTGGGTACCCGGGTGAGTATTTTCTCCTGTTTGCTAATTGTAACCCGGGATCGCGTGTTACGATGGATGTGAGGATGGAGTTGTATAATAGTGATGATGGGAAGCATAGGGATTACTTGTCGGCCGGTGAATCGCTGCTCCCGTCGCTTTACTTTGTGTTTTCTATGATTTATCTATGTTTCTTCGGGTTTTGGATCGTTGAATGCAAGAAAAATAAGTTGTCCCTTCACCGGATTCATGTGCTTATGGGTGTGTTGCTTGTTGTGAAGGCTTTTAACTTGATTTGTGCTTCAGAGGAAAAACATTACATCAAAGTTACAG GTACACCTCACGGATGGGACGTGTTATTCTACACGTTCCAATTCTTCCGCGCAGTGCTTCTTTTCACGGTGATCATCTTGATTGGCACCGGATGGTCATTTCTGAAACCATTTTTACAAGAAAAGGAGAAGAAACTGTTAATGATAGTGATCCCCCTTCAGGTTCTAGCAAATGTAGCATCAGCAGTGATAGGGGAAAACGGTCCATTCATCAAGAGTTGGGTCACATGGAACCAAGTGTTCTTGTTAGTAGATTTAATATGTTGTTGCGCGATTCTCTTCCCCATTGTTTGGTCGATTCGATCACTACGTGAAACTTCTAAAACCGACGGGAAAGCTGCTAGAAATCTGGCTAAATTGACCCTTTTCAAGCAGTTCTATGTTTTGGTAATTGGGTACTTGTATTTCACAAGAATTATCGTCTTCTCGTTGACAACAATTTCATCGTATAAATTTGAGTGGGTGTCTAACGCGGCTGAAGAAGTAGCCAGTCTTGTGTTCTATATGATGATGTTTTATATGTTCAGGCCAACTGACAGAAATGATTACTTTCTTGTTAATGAGGATGAAGAAAAGGAAGCCGAGAGGTATTTGCAGGCACATGAGTTTGAGCTTTGA